In the genome of Ovis canadensis isolate MfBH-ARS-UI-01 breed Bighorn chromosome 21, ARS-UI_OviCan_v2, whole genome shotgun sequence, the window CCTACTTTGGAAACtcggagtgttttttttttttttttaaatttatttttgattgcactgggtctttgttgctgcacataggctttctctagttgtagagaatgggggctactctgttgtttctcttttcgtggagcacaggctctaggtgcatgggcttcagtagtagtGACTTGAGGGCTCCAGAGTGCTggctttagttgctctgtggcaggtggAAACTTCCCacaccaggaatcgaaccagtgtctactgcactgacaggcagattcttatccactgtaccaccaggaaagtccaagagtTATTGTTAATCAAAAggatttgaaaactgaaaataagtaAGCTTTttacataatacatttttttgtttaaaaattaataaggtGGAGAGACTggggagaaagaatgaaggagggGAAAGTCTCTGATTAATTGCTCTCTGTTGTATAGCTGTCCCACATGGGGAGAGAGTGGGTCCCAAAGTAACACCCCAAACATCTCTCCTCAGGGAACTGATGCTTCTTTTCTCAGGGACCACAGGCACTGTTGGTCTAGATTTTCAGTTCTGACTGGCTGAATCTGACCAAGAGGTGCATTCATCTTTCCTGGTATCAGAGACTGGCCTTCTGTTTCACAACatctaaaggaaagaaagcaggagGGTGGATGTGGAGCCTGGATTCTAGCCAAGTAGATTCTTTCCCTTCCATCTGTAGGTTCCTTCTTTCTAGAATGCTCTCTCCTCATCTAATGGGTTAAACACACCATGGGCAGGTGAGAGAAGATGGGAATTGGCTCTATTGGAGTTTGGGCTAAAACTGATTTAGTTGACTCCGTGGATTGTCTTAAGATATTCCCTAGTTAATGATGCTGAATCTTAAAAACCTTCATTGGGATGGCATATATTGTCATATTGCAGACATAATTCCTACTGAGAGATTAAATGTTACATTGAAGTAAGatagctatttttattattgctaaTTGCCTGTTGCTTTTTCTGGtattaaatattatcatttccatCCTGTTTCACTCTTTTTCCACTAGATGGTTCTTAGTTGTCCGTTGTTCTAGCTGATGATGGAGAAAGCATTTTTGTGAATCATTTTAATCAACAGGTGATTCCAAAGTGCTGTAGGCACAGGTCAGCTAAAGCCAAGTGGTATGTGGAGTAAAGAAGCATTGAAACCAGAATATTAGTACCTTGAGTGAATTTTCTAATGAGGGTGGGTAGTTGCATTCATTATATTAGGggttttatatacattaaagcaTTATTCCTCATAAGAATCATATTATTTAACTATTAACCAGATAGCAAGGAGATCTGGagactttttcagaattttccaagacCACTGAGTGTGCATTTAAACTCAGATAAATCCAAGGGTACGATTTATCCTCTGCCCTCTGCTCCATTCTGCCTCTTGTGTTATCTATTATCCTTCAGAGGACACAGATGAAAAGTGACATTGCACATTAATTAGTGAAAACTGGACTGACTCCTATCTAGACGCTTTTAATGTACAATATATGGATATTATCCCTATTCCGTGGATCCTGGCAGGTATTAGTGTTTTGGGGAAAGCCCATCTCAGTGAGACCACTGTCTGACCTTCCAGGTGTGACTAGATGTGAAGATGAGGAATCACACTCCAGTAACCGAGTTCCTCCTCATGGGAATCCCTCACACACAGGGGTTGGAACACGCACTCTTTGTCTTCTTCCTCGCCTTCTACCTGCTCACTCTTGTGGGGAACCTGCTCATTCTCCTGGCCACCCTCACTTCCTCCAACCTGCACACCcccatgtatttcttcctggGCAACCTGTCAGTGTTTGACATCTTTTTCCCTTCCGTGAGTTCCCCCAAAATGATGCTCTACCTTCTGGGGCAAAGCCGGACCATCTCTTACCAGGGCTGCGCCTGCCAGCTCTTCTTTTATCACCTCCTGGGCTGCACGGAGTGTTTCCTGTACactgtgatggcctatgaccgctttgCCGCCATCTGTCACCCCTTGCGGTACAAGGCCATCATGAACCCCAGGGTGTGTGCCATCTTGACTCTGAGCACCTGGATGGGGAGCAGTGTGCATGCGTCTGTCCTCACATTTCTTGTGTTTAAGTTACCCTACTGTGGCCCCAAGGAGGTGGGCAATTTCTTCTGTGACATCTCGGTGGTGCTGCCCCTGGCCTGTGCAGACACCTCTCTAGCTCAGACAGTGAGTTTCACCAACGTAGGTGTTGTGGCACTCCTGTGTTTCCTTCTTGTCCTCACTTCTTATACTCGCATCATTATCTCTATATTGAGAATCAGCTCCTCAGAAGGGAGGCACAGAGCCTTCTCCACCTGCAGTGCCCACCTGACTTCTGTCCTGCTCTTCTATGGACCCGTGGTCCTCATTTATCTCCAGCCTGCCTCTAGTACTTGGTTGGAATCTGTGGTTCCGTTGTTCAATAATATTGTTACCCCATCCTTAAATCCTTTGATATACAGCTTGAGAAACAAGGATGTGAAGTTGGCTCTGAGAAAAGTACTAATCCAAGGAGTACATACCTGAGGAGTGTAAACTTTTCTGTCAGTACCTGTGCTTATAAATTTGCCCTGTATTAATCAGGGGCACCTAGTCTCTTACAGTTGGTGTGACTGCTAAGTGCTATTTGGGACAAGTAGGTTGAATGGATTCTTTGTCATTAGCATGTAgtatttctataaatttttatTCAACAAAATTGTGTATagcacactaccatgtgtgagaCACTATTTTGTCCACTTTATAAATACCGACATATGTTATTATGATAATTATCATATAGAGTAGATATTATTATCCCAATTTGCAGAGGAATATATTAAGGCAGTGGGATATTAAGACACTTCTGCAGTTCACAGAGATGAAAGGTTACTGAGCTAGGATGTTAATGGAAGGGTTTTAACTTTGTGCTATTAATTCTGCCTCTGTGTCATCAGAGATAGCTTAAATGCCTACTTCTTCCAGGAACTTCTTTTCAATTTATACAGAGTATTCTccagtttttcaaaaaaaatctagtttatgcaatttgttatatttatttccatCACTTTTTCATCTATATCGTGGTGAGTGTTGTATACTTGAGTGTGAGATTAAGAAATTTGGTTACATTTCAGAAGCCAGGTGATATCCACATACCTACTAATAGGCATTTTCACAGATCCTCTACTCTTAGGTCCATGTACCTGTTCTTTATGACCATGGTTTGGATTCTTGAATAATGATTTCAGATTTTCTGTCATTAAATCAAAGACTGAATTTGAATTCCAGATTCCTGGttcctcaaaataatttttttcctcatgtAGATAAATAGGtttgaagaaaacaggaaaaatgtaaaaactaaagTGACTCGAAATTACAAATTAATCCTACCACCCAAATGATAATCACTATCAACAttctgttatttctccactttctcTCTCATTAGTGACTAAATTGAAACAAAAGTTTCTAACTTCctgtttataattatttcaattatATCATCCATATACCTATCTACATATGTGTACTTATACAGTTGtagtcatattatatatatattcttgttcTAACAGTGTATCAACCATTTTCAATTGCCACTATATTTAAACCAGTTTAAACCAGAAATACAATTTACATACCAAATAATTCACACATTTAAACTATACAATTAATGTTTTTTTAAGCATATTCTAGAATTTCAACCATCACCATAGtctattttagaacattttttttatCATCACAAAAAGATACCCTATAGCTTTTAGCTATCATTCTgtgccatctacagggtcgcacagagttggacaccactgaagcgacttagcagcagcagcagctgttattATTATCCTCATCATTTTCCTCTCTAAGCAACTGataatctgttttctgtatcaATAAATTTGCTTGTTCTGGCCACTTTATAGAAATAGAACCACATAAAATGTATACTTTTGGTGGCTGCTTTCTttaatttagcataatgttttcaagattcatccatgttgtagcaggttACTATTTTTTCCCACTTCTTATCTTTTGTGGCCTGAACATCCCTAGTTACTTTGGTTTCTGAGGTCACTATATGTTATTaaatccatatatatttataattgtactATCTTCATAAAGGGCTGaccctttatcattataaaatgtccCTTTTTATCTCTagcaatgctttttaaaatcaatttcttatttcatatgaatttattacaacttttttttcaactatactttaattttattaaaattcacccccccaaaaaaacccacaaaatctTTGAAGCCAAAActtaaacaaaagaagaaaaaaaaattccttatctGCTTTTTTTTGGGAGGGAGATACAGAAgaacttctttattttatttttattttttttactttacaatactgtattggttttgccatacatcaacttttTCCAAACCACAGATGAGAACCAATTTTGATAGGGAAAAAGGTGGAGCAGGGAAGACAGGGTCAGAGAATAGGACTAGAATCATCATCTAGAAAGTTATAAAACAGTACTGATGCCCAATCTCCACCCTAGACAATCAAATAGTAATAGTTCTAAATGTTCCCAGAAAATTCCATTATTCAACCAGGGTTGAGAAGCACTAGTTTGCATGCCTCCAGCCAGTTTTGCTTCATTGGTGGATGGGGAGAGGGAGTGGATCCTGGTATCAGGACAGGGCTGCAAAAGGGGAAATGCAgtgagggtctcctgcagaggcgtGGGTCGGCAGTGGCTTGCcactgggatgggggaggtggcagcagcagccccaggagTTGCATCtcggcataagtcctcttggaagTCTCCTAGTAATActttaaaagtctattttgtctattAATTTAGTCATTTCAGCGTTCCTGTGGTGGTTGTTTGTATGACATCTCTGTTTTTCTAtgcctttattttccttctatttgtaTCTCTCTCTGTGAGGGAGCATCTTGaatctctgggtgtgtgtgtctcctgTAAGATTCCataaatggctcagtggtaaagaatccacctgccaatgcaggatacacagaactgatccctgatctgggatgaTCAGAAATGTTGCAAAGCCACTGAACctatgagccacaactattgagcctctgCTTTAGAGCCTggaaactgcaactactgagccgtTGTGCCTAGAGCCTATCAACAAGCAAAGCGTACAGggtaaagaaattagcctccagtcaaaaaaaaaaaaagagagagagagacttctgcagcaccacaaaaaaataaaaccaaaaaccaaGCAAAGCGACCGCAATAGGAagtgtagcccctgctcacctcaaagagagaaaagcctgcacggcaaacaagacccgacacagccaaataaataaataaacaaataaataaataaatacaggaatATAGGAAAGATAGTTTAAAAAAGTGCAGCTTGACCATCTTGGCCTTTTGATTGAATTTTAATCCATTCATGTTTTAATGTTAATATAGATATAATTGTATTTACATgtgatattttactttttgttttctatatgtctCATTCCATGTCTTTttgttcctctatttctcctttacttttatttatttattttttatgtctttactttttaaaaaaaattaattcatcatgtatcattttaaatttatttattgagttTTACAATATATTCCTTGAGTTATTACCATAGTTGCTGCTCTAGGGCTTACTATCTTAAATCCTAACATCACAATCAGCTTCAGGTGTATGCTAAATTAATTCCAGAGTGATATAGAGACACTACTTCAATACagctctcttccttcccctctctttTTTGTGATAAAATGGTTAAATCTATATTACATCTATGAATGATACAATTCCCAAAACACACTGTTATAATTAttactttgtataattttatgacttttaaagaagtatgtaaagcaattatgtatTTATAGCTTTTGTTATAATGACCTTCCTACTTACTGTTGGCATTTGCCATTTGTTTCTATGGTTTTGAACTATCATGTCATTTTCTTAGCCCAATACAGATTTGCTCCCATCTAcctcttttttcctatttattggcAAGTGTAttacatttttgtatatattacatGCTCCATAATAGTTTATGTacatattgttttatatatttagttttaaaataagttcatggaaattagaaaataggCATTTATAGAATGTTTTAATAACATGTTTACCTTTACaaggctgtttgtttttcatctGGATTTGGATTACCATGAAGTGTTACATGTTTTTAGTCTGAAGAACTTCATTTAGTGTTTCTTGTAACCTGCATCTGCTGTAAACAAATTTTTTCCACTTTAATTTTTCATAGAATATGtttatttcatattcattttgATGATACCTTTAACGTAGGTAGTTTAGTGGttggcttttttccccctttgagtATTTAAATACTTATTCTCATGTCTTCTGATCTCCACTGTTTCACATGCGAAGTCACTCATAGTTCTTACTGAGGTTCCCTTGTAAGGGATGATGAGTTATTTCTCTCTTaatgttttccacattttttccttctgtttgggttttggtatttttattattatgtgtttgtttatgcctatccttagttcagttcagttcaatctctcagttgtgtccgactctttgcaaccccatgaatcgcagcacgccaggcctccctgttcatcaccaactcccagagttcactcagactcatgtctatcgagtcagtgatgccatccagccatctcatcctctgtcgtccccttctcctcctgcccccaatccctcccagcatcaaagtcttttccaatgagtcaactcttcgcatgaggtggccaaagtactggagtttcagctttagcatcagtccttccaaagaaatcccagggctgatctccttcagaatggactggttggatctccttgcagtccaagggactctcaagagtcttctccaacaccacagttcaaaagcatcaattcttcggcactcagctttcttcacagtccaactctcacatccatacatgaccataggaaaaaccatagcctggactagatggaccttagtcagcaaagtaatgtctttgcttttgaatatgctttctaggttggtcataacttttcttccaagaagtaagcatcttttaatttcatggctgcagtcaccatctgcagtcaccatctgcagtgattttggagccccccaaaataaagtctgacactgtttccactgtttccccatctatttcccatgaagtgatgggactggatgtcatgatcttcgttttctgaatgttaagcctATCCTACACGGCCTTTATTGAGCTCTCTTCAGAGCTCATGATACACAAAGATTGTTCAGTAAATAACCAGTAAAATATACACAAACATCGGTCATGTTCATATATTGACTTTCTTATTATCTCCATTAATTCTGTGCCACAACCCATTGTACCCCTCTGTACTTGGCGGCACTGAGATATAGCAATAAGTATCTTGCCCTTCGTTACACATGTAGTTAGAGTAAATACAGCTCTAGTCTTAAGTCCTCTTAACTCCTAATATCACTGTTTGCTACTGTATCATACTGACAACATTCCAGATTACCCTCTAGAGTGAAAGGGTTGGGAAAGCCATATTGTCCAGTGTTGTTTGAAGAGATGTCCTGATTATTGGGTTCAGTTACCATGTGTATCTGGTTTTCCCACCAAGTTACATTTTCCAACTTGGCCTCCCAAAATACTCAAGTTGTTCATCATTTCTCACTTTTCTCAAGAatccagagagaaagaaggaaagtatTTACAGGAGGACCCACAGACACATGAGCCCTTATTTTCTATGACATTTTACTGATGTATAGGTTTGTGTTCCATTTTTACTCCCCAAAGTATCTGTATCATTTGAAaccatgaaaacaaaacaaaaagtgaaaatcccaaataaaataaattactgcCCTTGCAAAAAGCATGATACAAAAAGGACAAAATGAAGTCCATTTGCACTGCAGACAATGGTTTGATGTGCAATGTGAGGATTCCATGTCCCCTCCTAACATGACAGGTAAAATCTAAGATCATACAGAATCCTATTCCTATACTTTGGGAGTGTGTCCTAGACTATATGTTGGATTCAAACAATTCTAGCATTAGTTTGCCATCCTATTAATGCTGGATACTGATGGAAGAACCCTCATGTTATGATATCTTGTAAAACCTGCTAATGATTATGACAAATAGTTATCAGACTAATACTTAAGCTTGTTCAGTAGATTTCTATTCTATGCAATGGAAAGTTCCATCATGTTTATCTTATTCACTGTTGTATGTATTGGATGTGCCCCAGTACCTATTGAGCACTGTGTGTGAGTTTATTAGGAGAATGAATGGGTACcacttattcttttaaattatcaTGTAATAGCAtatgtattttggagaaggcaatggcaacctactccagtactcttacctggaaaataccatggacggaggagtctggtgggctgcagtccatggggtcgtgaagagtcagacatgactgagtgacttcactttcacttttcaccttgatgcattggagaaggaaatggcaacccgctccagtgttcttgcctggagaatcccagggacgggggagcctggtgggctgccatctatggggtcgcacagagttggacacgactgaagtgacttagcagcagcagcagcatatgtattTAGATGAAACAGGAACATGAGTGAAACATGGGATACAAAAcaacaacatgctgctgctgctgctgctaagtcgcttcagtcatgtccgactctgtgcgaccccatacatggcagcccaccaggttaccccgtccctgggattctccaggcaagaacactggagtgagttgccatttccttctccaatgcatgaaggtgaaaagtgaaagtgaagtcactcagtcatgtctgactcttagcgaccccatggactgcagcctaccagactcctccgtccatgggattttccaggcaagagtactggagtggggtgccattgccttctccaaaacaacaacatacattaatgtaaatatatattctcATTAAAGTTGAAGATATATGCAAGCCAAAGCTGACTGAACTCCAACCACTTTTCTAAGCTCCTTTTAAATCAGTGTTGTAATGACTGGaattgcaacaacaacaaaaaattaagctCTTTAAATCTTTCCTAAATGTAAAACTTTAGTATAgcacacaacataaaattttatttagaacacatgcacacaaacacacacacatacaccagttTATAAAATCTACTGCATCGTCAGGAACAGcatcaacaaaacaaataatataattaaaggAGGGGTACAGAACTTAAATATATactcaaaactatgttttttccagtagctatgtacagatgtgagaattggaccataaagaaggctgagagctgaagaattgatgctttcaaattgtggtgctagagaagactcttgagagtcccttggtctgcaaagagatgaaaccggtcaatcctaaaggaaatcaatcctgaatattaattggaaaggctgatgctgaagctgaagctccagtactttggtcacctgatgtgaagagttgactcattggaaaagaccctgatgtttagaaagattgaaggcaaaaggagaaagggtggtagaggatgagttggttagatagcatcaccaactcataagATAATGAAttttagtaaactccaggagatagtaaagcacaaggaagcctggcatgctacagtccatggggtcacaaaatgttggacatgacttagcagctcaacaacaacaaccataacAATGGATTATATCTCTTCCtaatatttgtgttttaatgAATCATAGGGATAGTAATTATGAGATGCACAAGCCCCTTGAAGATTTCTTGGAATTACTTACATACAAAGTAAAATATTCAATTTATAGTAAGGGAAGTTGAGTAAGGAAAGATTGGGGCACATAATTATAAATCATTTCAGTGCTGGGCTGATTTTCACTAATTCAGTAAATGCTTTTCATAGTATAGAAATTTAGGTTACAAGctgaaacaaaataattaaaactatggatatatgtgtgtatatatgtatatatattcagaatTCATACACTCAATTGTTTAACATGTGACACAATCCAAAACAACACAGTTTTGTGTggataataatgatggtgattttgagatattaaaaaatttctgaaagtgttagtcactcagttgtgttcagctctttgtgagcccatgaactgtaggggTCTATAAGTACTAGGATATAGTTAGAATCATCACCTATGGttcaagaaatcaaaatattcataTGCTACAATATGCTTCATCAAAATGTAGGAATAAAATACTGACTGTTGCACCAGCAGAGATCAGTCTCAAAAATGCTGtgttcagtgaaagaagccagacaaaaaagGAACATATATTTTGTGACTCCACTAGTAAAagggcaaattcatagagatggAAAGTAAATTGATTGCTTAGTGCTTGGGGTAGGAATGAAAATGactgaaaatgtgtatatatatatatacatatatatatataaaatgagggaatatatatgttatatatatcatatatatacttatttatgtatatacatacatactgcatatacatatatatatatatatacatagtatacacatagtatatatattatgggggaaatgttctaaaattagattgtggtaATGGTTGTACAACTATTAATACATATTCTTTGTAAACACATTCTATTAAGTTGTACACTTAAAGTGAGTACTGTATGGCATAGACATTgtttctcaataaagctgtttaaaatattaaataaatcattgcttgtcaaaaaattttaagttttatgatGACATGATTCACCAtcttcattttgaaaacaaagcTAGCAAATAAGAAAATGAGTAGAAATATAAGactacatttacatttaaaattaagacTAAAATTATTCATTCCATTTTGTTAGAAGTGATCATAAGTTTTAAATGCAGACAGATTGATATTCAAATCTAAGTTTTGTGATTGGCTTTTGGAGTACACTTTGGTAATTATTTAAACTTTTCCAGCCTTATATTTATcttcaaaaaggaaataacatcTACTCACAGGGTTGGTGCAAGAATGAAATAAAGGAGTCTTGAAGAGTTTAGTTAAATAAAataggatggtatggggagggaggagggaggggggttcaagatgtggaacacgtgtatacctgtggtggattcatgttgatgtatggcaaaaccaatacaatattgtaaagtaattaac includes:
- the LOC138426762 gene encoding putative olfactory receptor 10D4, which encodes MRNHTPVTEFLLMGIPHTQGLEHALFVFFLAFYLLTLVGNLLILLATLTSSNLHTPMYFFLGNLSVFDIFFPSVSSPKMMLYLLGQSRTISYQGCACQLFFYHLLGCTECFLYTVMAYDRFAAICHPLRYKAIMNPRVCAILTLSTWMGSSVHASVLTFLVFKLPYCGPKEVGNFFCDISVVLPLACADTSLAQTVSFTNVGVVALLCFLLVLTSYTRIIISILRISSSEGRHRAFSTCSAHLTSVLLFYGPVVLIYLQPASSTWLESVVPLFNNIVTPSLNPLIYSLRNKDVKLALRKVLIQGVHT